The genomic stretch TGATCAATTCCGGTAATTGAACTAATTTCATTTTTGAATGTATCATTATCTACTGCTAAATCGATTAATTTCTTCCATCCACCGCCATGAATCATCAATCCATCCATTGCTAAAGAAATATTCCTTTCCTTTAACGCCAAGTAGAAATACTCCCAAATCATAAACGTAAATCCAAATAACAATATTTTTTCCCCTGAATGTTTTTCGCAAAACGCTTCGATTACTGGCAGATTCAACTCCATATTTTCATCTAATGCATAAGTAACATCCCTGCCCATCATGGAAAAACCCAATATTCCCGCTCCTCTGGCTGAAAACATATTTCTGTTTTTAAGCACAGCACACGAATCAATGACTAACATAGGCATTCGTACTTTACCCGTGAAATCTGTAACGATCTTTGACAGTGCTTTCGACTGTCTAGCTGATGTTGCTCTATCCAAAAATATCTTCGACACTGCCTGACCGCTAGTCCCAGAGGAAGTCATCGTTTTAATTACTTCCTCTTTTTTTATACTCAGTAAATCATATTTTTTAAAAAGTCGTACAGGTAGAGCTGCCCCCATACCTAAAACAGCGGATAGCTTCCTGTACTCTTCACAATTTTCACTATGATGCTTGGATAACTTTATAATTACTTGATTATACAATCTATCCTTCTCTGCTTGAGCTAGTGAAAATGGAGGTATTAAAAACAATGCATCATAATCAATCATACCTAATCACCTCAATTCCGCATACAATATTTTACCAGCCTCGTTTCGCGGAATTTTCTCTGCTTTACAAACCTCAAACGCACTTCTGTTCAGACCTGTCAGATTTGCAATCAATTTAAATACAGTGTCTGGTTGCCCATTTTCAAGATAAATCTTCATTAGGTCGTCTTTGCCTGTGCAAGCAACAATAAACCCATGCTTTTTCAGAAGACTTTCTATTTCGTCCAAATTCACTCGGTTGCCAAATATTTTTAAAAAACGCTTTTTCCGACCTACAATATAATAAAAACCATCTGTATCTTTCATGGCCATGTCCCCAGTTTTAAGAACACCGCCATTTCCATCTTCCTTAGCTAGATCCTCTTTGCAGGTAGCGTAACCCATTGTTACATTATCCCCATGATAAACTAATTCGCCTACTATGTTCGGTTCTGTAATTGTTCCACCATTTTCATCCTCAAGCCAGAACTCTCCACCAGGAATTGCTATACCTATACTTCCAGCTTTACTAATTGCGTACTCTCTAGGAACATACGACATACGAGCTGTGGCCTCAGTCTGTCCATACATAACAACAAAGTCAATGCCCTTTTCTGAGCAAGCAGTGGCAAACTCTAAATGCCTCTCCTTGCCCAACTTACCTCCTGCTTGGGTTAGAACCTTTAAGTCAGGCAAATTCATTTTAGAAAACCTTAGTTTCTTAAGAATTTCATAGGTATATGGCACGCCACCAAATGTGGTAGCACACTTCTCCTTAAGCAATTTCCAAAACGATTTTTCCATTAGAGTGGCATCGGTCAAGATTATTGATGCCCCCCTTAGTAAATGGCTGTTAATAATGGATAGTCCATACGTATAACTCATCGGGAGCGTAGTGATTGGTCTATCCTCGCCACTAATATTCAAGTATTGAGCAATTGACTCGGCATTGCTATTTATATTGCAATAAGATTGACGCACCAGTTTAGGGCTCCCAGTACTACCTGAAGTTGTAAGCAGCAAAGCTAAATCCAGATTGATTTCAACTTCCTGCTGGTACTCCGTTTTAAATAAGGCATAATTCTTATACTCATAACATATTATTCCAGCACAAAACCCTTTGGGTGCCCATACATAGTGCGGCTCATAATTATATAATAGGTTCTTAAATAGCTCTGTATTAATTCCATGGTTAATCAACACGGGCACAACTCTCATCTGCAAAAAAGCGATATACCCTGTTATTGATTCAACATTATTATTACAGACGCAAAATACCAAACACCTTTCGTTTATCTGTTCTTGCAATTTACAAACTTCATTCTGTAGCTGTGCATAGCTTAGGCAATCTTGCTCACTAATTAGTGCTGTTGTTTCTCCAAAACTTTTGAGCATATCATAAAATGCCACTATTACAACTCCACTTCATATTTTTTCATTATTTCTTTACCCTTTTCATATGAACTAAAATCAATTATATCATCCGTATCCATCATAATATCATATGTGTCCTCAAGCTCGGCAATCAGCTGCATATGTCCCACGGAATCCCATGTATTAACAGACTGATAAACCAACTCACTATTTAATTGTTCTTCACTTACCTCAAATACCTCTATGAACGCTGAATTGTACTTTTCTAGATTTGTCATAATAAGTTCCTCCAATAATTTTGTTTATAATTAAAGCAACATTTCACTGCTTTAAACCCCAAGTATTTTCATGATATTATATCCAGTACTTATATTCTTTCAGCCTAAATTGATCATAATGCCCTGGATACACAATAGCTTCGGAAGGTAACTTCTTTAACAAAGGAAATGTGATATCCTTCAATTCTGTTTCGCTTCCTCCACGAAAACGTGTATAAGTTTTGCTCTCAAGAAACAAAGTGTCTCCAGAAAACAACATTTTTTCATCAACAACAATACAAATGCTTCCTTTCGAATGCCCTGGCGTTTCTATCAGATCTACCACATGATCTTGCCAATGAAAGTGTTTCTTCTTCTTAAATGTGAAATCCGCATGGCAAATATAATCCGCTATTTCACCAATGCTAATACCTTTTTCCATACTTTGGATTGTACAAAAAGCATCAAAATGTCGTGATTGGTTTAATCTTGGGTCACAAATACGTTGTCCACATTCTCCACTACAAACTATAGGACATCCAAAATGATCCCGTAAATCGTTAGCTCCACTGATATGGTCATAATGTTCATGGGTTAGAATCAGATAATCTACCGAATCCGCCGCTTTCTCGATTTTATTGATAACCTCTGCAGATGAGTATGGATCAATTACAATCATCCTTCGATTTTCAAGAATAAAATACATATTTGAGTGAAGTAATGGTGTCCTAACGTTCATAACCTGCATTAGATTCTACTCCTTCTAAGCTTCTTACAGTATTGCTAACCATTTCTTGAAGTTCACGAATAGAGTTTGGAATCATAACCCGTTTTTTATCCTTATAAATTGACATTAAGTCACTCGCATACCGCTCTGTCTTCCACTCTCCATTTTGATGATAATACTGATATAATCTAAATGTAAAAATCACAAATGGTTCTTTCCCATACATAAATTTAGGATTTAATGCAATTGAAGAATTTCTTAGAATAAATATTTTCTTATTAAGTTCCATTTGTTCATAATTACTTTCAAAAAGATAGTTTTCATTATCGACGTAAATTCCTTCTAGCTCGAATTCCTGTAGTTTTTTGGGATCTTGTTTAATCATAGTAGGATGAGGTTTAACTATGAGTTTTCTTGCGCCAACAGCTTCAATTATCGCGCTTAAAATTTCGTAAGTTTTGTCGTAATTATCCTCATAACCTTTTAATCTGCCTGGCGGGAAAAATAACACGTTTCGCTTATTATACCAAACGCTATGAACATCTTCTATACCTTTGCCTACTGATTCTAACAATTGTTGACAAATTTCATTTTCATTTATTCTCTTCATGCCATGAGTAACAAGTTTAGGCATAACATGATTTAATTGCGGAGCATATAAATGTATACCCTTCACTAACCTTTTATAATTATATTTAAATTTACCTTGACAGAAAAATCGTATCAGGCTCTGTTTCACACCTTCATGTTGCCCATAACGAAATAAATAATTCTCTTCATTAAAATAACTAATTGTACCTTCGTCATAAAACTCAACAATTAGCCTTGGATTTTTCCTATAAAAATAGTCAATAAGATATAGCGAATCAGTAAAAAAACTACCAGTCAGGAATATAGAATAATTAGCTTCGCCCTGCAATAAATTATCTAACGTTCGGTTATAATACTTCTTTCTTGCA from Desulfitobacterium dichloroeliminans LMG P-21439 encodes the following:
- a CDS encoding MBL fold metallo-hydrolase, which encodes MQVMNVRTPLLHSNMYFILENRRMIVIDPYSSAEVINKIEKAADSVDYLILTHEHYDHISGANDLRDHFGCPIVCSGECGQRICDPRLNQSRHFDAFCTIQSMEKGISIGEIADYICHADFTFKKKKHFHWQDHVVDLIETPGHSKGSICIVVDEKMLFSGDTLFLESKTYTRFRGGSETELKDITFPLLKKLPSEAIVYPGHYDQFRLKEYKYWI
- a CDS encoding acyl-protein synthetase — translated: MIDYDALFLIPPFSLAQAEKDRLYNQVIIKLSKHHSENCEEYRKLSAVLGMGAALPVRLFKKYDLLSIKKEEVIKTMTSSGTSGQAVSKIFLDRATSARQSKALSKIVTDFTGKVRMPMLVIDSCAVLKNRNMFSARGAGILGFSMMGRDVTYALDENMELNLPVIEAFCEKHSGEKILLFGFTFMIWEYFYLALKERNISLAMDGLMIHGGGWKKLIDLAVDNDTFKNEISSITGIDHIFNYYGMVEQTGSIFMECEQGHLHASIFSDVNILDPKDFSVKESGKGLIQCNSLLPTSYPGHVLLTEDEGEILGIDDCPCGRKGKYFRIYGRVKGAEIRGCSDTYERR
- a CDS encoding AMP-binding protein yields the protein MAFYDMLKSFGETTALISEQDCLSYAQLQNEVCKLQEQINERCLVFCVCNNNVESITGYIAFLQMRVVPVLINHGINTELFKNLLYNYEPHYVWAPKGFCAGIICYEYKNYALFKTEYQQEVEINLDLALLLTTSGSTGSPKLVRQSYCNINSNAESIAQYLNISGEDRPITTLPMSYTYGLSIINSHLLRGASIILTDATLMEKSFWKLLKEKCATTFGGVPYTYEILKKLRFSKMNLPDLKVLTQAGGKLGKERHLEFATACSEKGIDFVVMYGQTEATARMSYVPREYAISKAGSIGIAIPGGEFWLEDENGGTITEPNIVGELVYHGDNVTMGYATCKEDLAKEDGNGGVLKTGDMAMKDTDGFYYIVGRKKRFLKIFGNRVNLDEIESLLKKHGFIVACTGKDDLMKIYLENGQPDTVFKLIANLTGLNRSAFEVCKAEKIPRNEAGKILYAELR